One Qiania dongpingensis genomic window carries:
- the murC gene encoding UDP-N-acetylmuramate--L-alanine ligase: MYQIDFQKPIAVHFIGIGGISMSGLAEVLLARGFKVSGSDSAVTPLTEHLEQNGAAVCRGQRASNITDDIDLVVYTAAVHPDNPEYAEAVRRGLPILSRAELLGQMMKNYQDAVAISGTHGKTTTTSMVTEILLAADADPTISVGGILHSIGGNIRIGNSGCFVTEACEYTNSFHSFFPTIEVILNIREDHLDFFKDLDEIRESFHTFAKLLPEDGMLIINGDIPDYQKLTGGLSCPVVTFALENGEADYRAADISYDEAGHASFDVLFRGTKIAHIALEVPGEHNVANALAAVAVAKALHVPDEAIERGLDGYTGTERRFETKGVLGGVTVVDDYAHHPDEIRATLLTAKKLKKKKIWCVFQPHTYTRTKALLSQFADALSLADEVVLAKIYPARETDTLGISSADLAVELEKLGKKAHYFESFDEIENFLLENCVPGELLITMGAGDVVKIGENLLGL, encoded by the coding sequence ATGTATCAGATAGATTTTCAGAAACCCATTGCTGTGCATTTCATAGGCATAGGCGGGATCAGCATGAGCGGTCTGGCGGAAGTTCTGCTGGCCAGGGGATTTAAGGTGAGCGGATCGGATTCTGCGGTGACGCCGCTGACGGAACATCTGGAGCAGAACGGGGCGGCAGTCTGCCGGGGGCAGAGGGCGTCTAATATTACGGATGATATTGACCTGGTAGTCTATACGGCGGCAGTGCATCCGGATAATCCGGAGTATGCGGAGGCGGTGAGGCGGGGGCTGCCTATTCTTTCAAGAGCAGAGCTTCTCGGACAGATGATGAAGAATTATCAGGACGCCGTCGCCATTTCCGGCACCCATGGCAAGACCACCACCACTTCCATGGTGACGGAGATTCTGCTGGCGGCCGACGCGGATCCGACTATTTCCGTGGGAGGCATCCTACACAGCATAGGCGGGAATATACGCATCGGAAATTCCGGGTGTTTTGTGACGGAGGCCTGCGAGTATACCAACAGCTTTCATTCCTTTTTTCCTACCATAGAAGTGATTCTGAATATCCGGGAGGATCATCTGGATTTCTTCAAGGATCTGGATGAGATCCGGGAGTCTTTTCATACCTTTGCGAAGTTGCTGCCGGAGGACGGCATGCTGATCATCAACGGGGATATCCCGGATTATCAGAAGCTGACGGGCGGCCTGTCCTGTCCTGTGGTGACCTTCGCTTTGGAGAATGGAGAAGCAGATTACAGGGCAGCAGACATTAGTTATGATGAAGCGGGCCATGCGTCTTTTGACGTACTTTTCCGCGGGACGAAGATTGCCCATATCGCGCTGGAGGTGCCGGGAGAGCACAACGTGGCGAACGCTCTGGCCGCAGTTGCCGTGGCGAAAGCCCTGCATGTGCCGGACGAGGCGATTGAAAGAGGGCTGGACGGATACACAGGGACAGAACGCCGGTTTGAGACCAAAGGAGTCCTGGGAGGTGTGACGGTAGTAGATGACTATGCTCATCATCCCGATGAAATCCGAGCGACCCTTCTTACGGCCAAAAAGCTAAAGAAGAAAAAAATATGGTGTGTGTTCCAGCCCCACACTTATACCAGGACAAAAGCGCTGCTTTCGCAATTCGCTGATGCGCTTTCTCTGGCAGATGAAGTAGTGCTGGCGAAAATTTATCCGGCCAGAGAGACAGATACACTCGGGATCAGTTCTGCGGATCTCGCTGTCGAATTGGAGAAACTGGGAAAAAAAGCCCACTATTTTGAATCCTTTGATGAAATAGAAAATTTTCTGCTGGAAAATTGTGTCCCCGGAGAATTGTTGATAACTATGGGGGCCGGAGACGTTGTAAAGATTGGGGAAAACCTGTTAGGGCTATAG
- a CDS encoding QueT transporter family protein yields MKKKRMSSKAALFTVQGALIAAIYVVLTLAFAPVAFGPIQFRISEALVILPYFTPAAVPGVFVGCLLSNILGSGMMLDIVFGSLATLIGAVLSYLLRRHKFLVCVPPILSNVLIIPWVLRYAYGAPEMIPYLMFTVGIGEVLAIGGLGNILLLALEKYRGVIFRTNAA; encoded by the coding sequence ATGAAAAAGAAAAGAATGTCATCCAAGGCGGCTTTATTCACGGTACAGGGAGCGCTGATCGCGGCGATCTATGTGGTGCTGACTCTGGCGTTTGCGCCGGTGGCCTTCGGGCCGATTCAGTTCCGGATCTCAGAAGCGCTGGTGATTCTTCCTTATTTTACTCCGGCGGCAGTGCCCGGCGTTTTTGTGGGCTGTCTGCTGTCAAACATACTGGGAAGCGGCATGATGCTGGATATCGTCTTCGGAAGCCTTGCTACCTTGATAGGCGCGGTGCTTTCCTATCTTCTGAGGAGACATAAGTTTTTGGTGTGCGTCCCGCCCATATTATCCAATGTGCTGATTATTCCGTGGGTGCTGCGGTATGCCTATGGCGCTCCGGAGATGATTCCTTATCTGATGTTTACGGTAGGCATTGGTGAGGTGCTTGCCATCGGAGGGCTGGGGAACATACTTCTTTTGGCTCTGGAGAAATACAGGGGCGTGATTTTTCGGACGAATGCCGCATGA
- a CDS encoding shikimate kinase, with protein MRYNWKNITLVGMPASGKSTIGVLLAKRLGYKFIDSDLLIQEQEERLLKEIIEEEGLDGFLAIENQVNRDIAADKAVIAPGGSVIYGEEAMEHLKEIGTVVYLKISYEDLEKRLGNLHDRGVALKDGMTLFDLYQERVPLYERYADVTIDETEKTSGQIVDELRMLVEWN; from the coding sequence ATGAGATATAATTGGAAAAATATCACGCTGGTAGGGATGCCGGCTTCTGGAAAGAGTACGATAGGGGTTCTTTTGGCCAAACGGTTGGGTTATAAGTTCATCGATTCGGATCTGCTGATCCAGGAGCAGGAGGAAAGGCTCTTAAAAGAGATCATAGAAGAGGAAGGACTGGACGGGTTTCTGGCCATTGAAAACCAGGTGAACCGGGATATCGCTGCGGATAAGGCGGTGATCGCCCCGGGCGGAAGCGTGATTTACGGAGAGGAGGCCATGGAGCATCTGAAGGAGATCGGAACGGTGGTCTATCTGAAGATCAGCTATGAGGACCTGGAGAAAAGGCTGGGGAACCTCCACGACAGAGGGGTGGCGCTCAAGGACGGAATGACACTCTTCGATCTGTATCAAGAGCGTGTGCCCTTATATGAAAGGTATGCGGATGTGACTATTGACGAAACAGAGAAGACCAGCGGTCAGATCGTGGATGAGCTGAGAATGCTGGTGGAGTGGAACTGA
- a CDS encoding putative manganese-dependent inorganic diphosphatase, with protein sequence MIQEAGRKVIVIGHRNPDTDSICSAIAYARLKQALTGEEHIPCRAGMINPETQYVLEKFNIPVPELREDVRTQIKDIEIRKTKGVRSNISLKKAWSLMKDLGVVTLPITRDNHLEGLITIGDIANSYMNVYDSAILSAACTQYVNIKETLEGIVVVGDEQDYFDKGKVLVAAANPDLMESYIEEHDLVILGNRYESQFCAIEMNAGCIVVCDGAPVSMTIRKLAEERQCTVISTPFDTFTASRLINQSMPIGYFMKTNHIISFDIEDYTDDIKDIMASKRHRDFPILDKDGHYKGMISRRNLLGMKRKQVILVDHNERSQAVEGIEGADILEIIDHHRLGSLETISPVFFRNQPLGCTATIIYQMYKEAGAEICPEVAGLLCSAIVSDTLLYRSPTCTEIDRQAAEILAGIAGVDTKKLAREMFAAGSDLRQKSEKEIFYQDYKVFNMEGTTVGIAQISSMDEEELQNLKERMVPFLEKMKNKHNVDMLFFMLTSILDESTEVLCDSFNGEQLLEQAFPGCRPQNQAVILPGVVSRKKQFVPAMMLVLQG encoded by the coding sequence ATGATACAAGAGGCAGGAAGAAAGGTCATTGTCATCGGACACAGAAATCCGGATACGGATTCCATCTGTTCGGCCATAGCCTATGCAAGGCTTAAACAGGCATTGACGGGAGAAGAGCACATACCCTGCAGGGCGGGGATGATAAACCCGGAGACCCAATATGTCCTGGAGAAATTCAATATCCCGGTGCCGGAGCTGAGAGAAGATGTCCGGACACAGATAAAAGACATTGAGATAAGGAAGACCAAAGGGGTACGCTCTAATATATCTCTGAAAAAGGCATGGTCTCTGATGAAGGATCTGGGTGTCGTTACACTTCCCATAACAAGAGACAACCACCTGGAGGGGCTCATAACTATCGGTGACATTGCCAATTCCTATATGAATGTATATGACAGCGCGATCCTTTCTGCGGCCTGCACCCAATATGTGAATATAAAAGAGACCTTGGAGGGGATCGTGGTCGTCGGTGATGAACAGGATTATTTTGACAAAGGCAAGGTGCTGGTGGCGGCGGCCAATCCTGACCTGATGGAATCCTATATCGAGGAGCACGATCTGGTAATCTTGGGAAACCGTTATGAGTCCCAGTTCTGCGCCATTGAGATGAACGCGGGCTGCATCGTCGTCTGTGACGGAGCCCCGGTCTCTATGACCATTCGAAAGCTGGCAGAAGAGAGACAATGTACAGTGATCTCCACCCCCTTTGACACGTTTACGGCCTCCAGGCTCATAAACCAGAGTATGCCAATCGGATATTTTATGAAGACGAATCATATCATCAGCTTTGATATTGAGGATTATACAGATGATATCAAAGACATTATGGCGAGCAAGCGCCATAGGGATTTCCCGATCTTAGATAAGGACGGTCACTATAAAGGCATGATTTCCAGGAGGAACCTGCTGGGGATGAAGCGCAAGCAGGTGATCTTAGTGGATCACAACGAAAGATCCCAGGCGGTAGAGGGCATAGAGGGCGCCGATATCCTGGAGATCATCGACCATCACAGACTCGGAAGCCTGGAGACTATCTCGCCGGTATTCTTTCGGAACCAGCCTTTGGGCTGCACGGCTACGATCATATACCAGATGTATAAAGAGGCGGGGGCTGAGATCTGTCCGGAGGTGGCGGGCCTGCTGTGCAGCGCGATTGTATCCGACACGCTTTTGTACCGTTCCCCCACCTGCACGGAAATTGACCGGCAGGCCGCGGAGATTCTGGCAGGCATAGCGGGCGTTGATACGAAAAAGCTGGCGCGGGAAATGTTCGCCGCGGGCAGCGACCTCAGGCAGAAATCTGAGAAAGAAATTTTTTATCAGGATTATAAAGTTTTTAACATGGAGGGGACGACGGTTGGAATCGCCCAGATCAGTTCCATGGACGAAGAGGAGCTCCAGAACCTGAAGGAGAGGATGGTTCCGTTTCTGGAGAAAATGAAGAACAAGCACAACGTGGATATGCTGTTCTTCATGCTGACCAGTATTCTGGATGAGTCCACCGAGGTGCTCTGCGACAGCTTCAACGGGGAGCAGCTTTTGGAGCAGGCCTTTCCCGGCTGCAGGCCTCAGAACCAGGCGGTAATCCTGCCGGGAGTGGTTTCCAGAAAAAAACAGTTTGTCCCGGCCATGATGCTGGTCCTGCAGGGATAA
- a CDS encoding ABC transporter ATP-binding protein: MADYHLKMNNLSVGYNGKPLIRDINIGVSKGEIVTLIGPNGSGKSTILKSITRQLKLIAGTVVFDRESIGEMSFKALSTRMSVVLTERMKPELMTCHDIVATGRYPYTGRLGILNREDEEKVEEAMRAVHAEDLGARDFNNISDGQRQRVLLARAICQDPEIIILDEPTSFLDIRHKLELLSILRNMAKRKRITVIMSLHEIDLAQKISDKILCVKGEWISHFGRPDEIFKEETIRELYDIDNGYFDPCFGSIELPGPGGMPRVLVLSACGTGIPVYRRLQKEQIPFAAAILYKNDIDYRLARLLASEVVAEEPFREIGDEAFSRALSLMESCETVIDAGVEIGPCNRRFSELFSEAQRQGKLRKLRHEVLE; this comes from the coding sequence ATGGCAGACTATCATCTGAAAATGAACAACCTTTCCGTCGGCTACAATGGAAAACCGCTGATTCGGGATATCAATATTGGGGTTTCCAAGGGGGAGATTGTAACTCTGATCGGACCGAATGGATCCGGAAAATCCACCATTTTGAAAAGTATCACAAGACAGCTGAAGCTGATTGCCGGAACGGTGGTCTTTGACAGGGAAAGCATCGGAGAGATGTCCTTTAAAGCTTTGTCCACCAGGATGTCTGTGGTGTTGACAGAACGCATGAAGCCAGAGCTCATGACCTGCCACGATATTGTAGCGACAGGACGCTATCCCTACACAGGGCGTCTCGGGATCCTGAACCGTGAGGACGAGGAAAAGGTAGAGGAGGCCATGCGCGCCGTTCATGCGGAGGACCTGGGCGCCAGAGATTTTAATAACATCAGCGATGGACAGCGCCAGCGGGTGCTTCTGGCCCGCGCAATCTGTCAGGACCCGGAGATCATCATACTGGATGAACCCACCTCATTTCTGGATATCCGTCATAAACTGGAGCTTTTGTCCATTTTGAGAAACATGGCGAAGCGGAAGCGGATCACGGTGATCATGTCTCTCCACGAGATTGATTTGGCCCAAAAGATCTCCGACAAGATTCTTTGCGTCAAGGGAGAATGGATTTCTCATTTTGGCAGGCCGGACGAAATTTTTAAGGAGGAGACCATACGGGAGCTTTACGATATCGACAACGGGTATTTTGATCCCTGCTTTGGCAGCATTGAGCTTCCTGGGCCGGGAGGGATGCCAAGGGTACTGGTGCTCTCGGCCTGCGGAACGGGAATTCCTGTTTACAGACGCCTGCAGAAGGAGCAGATTCCATTTGCGGCGGCTATCCTCTATAAAAACGATATCGATTACAGGCTTGCAAGGCTCCTGGCTTCAGAGGTGGTTGCGGAGGAGCCTTTCCGGGAGATTGGAGACGAGGCGTTTTCCAGGGCGTTATCTTTGATGGAATCCTGTGAGACGGTGATCGATGCCGGAGTAGAGATCGGCCCCTGCAACCGACGGTTTTCAGAACTTTTTTCAGAGGCGCAGCGGCAGGGAAAACTGCGGAAACTCAGGCATGAAGTTCTTGAATAA
- a CDS encoding FecCD family ABC transporter permease: MENFKRRSRYILVFAVLLAAFLAITVLNINTGNVDISVPEILRILFRGTGGATEYNIIWKIRLPRILMAAILGGALSLSGFLLQTFFENPIAGPFVLGISSGAKMVVALTMIYFLGRSRSVSSYTLIVAAFLGSLLTIGFILLFSRRLHHMATLLVAGIMVGYICSAVTDFVITFAEDSDIVNLHGWSQGSFSGMSWSNVAVASVVVAVTLLITFFLSKPIGAYQLGEAYAQSMGVNIKAFRVALILLSSILSACVTAFAGPISFVGIAVPYLIKRCLNTSRPLVVIPGTFLGGGVFCMLCDLIARTAFAPLELNISTVTSIFGAPIVIFMMLKRQKGRQ; encoded by the coding sequence ATGGAAAATTTTAAACGGCGTTCCAGGTATATCCTGGTATTTGCCGTTCTACTGGCGGCCTTCCTGGCCATCACCGTTTTGAATATCAACACCGGGAACGTGGATATTTCTGTCCCGGAGATCCTGCGTATTCTATTTCGCGGGACAGGGGGCGCGACCGAGTACAATATTATCTGGAAAATCCGTCTGCCGAGGATCCTGATGGCAGCAATCCTGGGAGGGGCTTTGTCCCTCTCAGGTTTTCTGCTGCAGACCTTTTTTGAGAACCCCATCGCAGGACCGTTTGTGCTGGGGATATCCTCCGGCGCGAAAATGGTGGTCGCCCTGACGATGATCTATTTCCTAGGGAGATCCCGGTCCGTTTCTTCATATACTCTTATCGTGGCCGCCTTTCTGGGGTCTTTGCTCACCATTGGGTTCATCCTGTTGTTTTCCAGGCGCCTTCATCATATGGCGACGCTTTTAGTCGCCGGAATCATGGTAGGCTATATCTGTTCAGCAGTGACGGACTTTGTTATCACTTTTGCCGAGGATTCTGACATCGTCAATCTCCATGGCTGGTCCCAGGGAAGCTTTTCCGGCATGAGCTGGAGTAATGTGGCGGTGGCGTCCGTGGTGGTGGCGGTCACTCTTTTGATCACTTTTTTTCTTTCAAAGCCCATCGGGGCCTATCAGCTGGGAGAGGCCTATGCCCAGAGCATGGGGGTGAACATCAAGGCTTTCCGAGTGGCTTTGATCTTGCTTTCCAGCATTCTCTCCGCCTGCGTGACAGCCTTTGCGGGGCCTATCTCCTTTGTGGGGATCGCGGTTCCCTATCTGATCAAAAGGTGCCTGAATACATCGCGGCCGCTGGTGGTGATCCCAGGAACCTTCCTGGGCGGAGGAGTATTCTGCATGCTGTGCGACTTGATCGCAAGAACGGCCTTTGCGCCGCTGGAACTGAACATCAGTACGGTAACGTCCATCTTTGGAGCGCCCATAGTCATTTTTATGATGCTGAAGCGGCAGAAGGGGAGGCAGTGA
- a CDS encoding ABC transporter substrate-binding protein, giving the protein MKKKLYQVTALILAAVLLLGGCGQKAEKETEKQTDPETQETAAETKTEAGTESSQGETQVTTAARESGDAPEIAGLTYESTMELTYAECFDVYYYEGGYGLIDVHDSARYLVIPEDKPVPDGLDEDIIVLQQPLDQIYLAATSAMALFASMNALDAIRLSGTQASGWYIDDAVKAMESGDVLFAGKYSEPDYELLVNEQCDLAIESTMILHSPKVQEMIEMLDIPVFIDRSSYESHPLGRTEWIKAYSVMVDKEDEAKAFFDQQAKVISDLKDFKNTEKTVAYFYVSTDGSVVVRKPTDYIPKMIEIGGGRYAFSNLQDESGKTSIPLTMEEFYATAVDADYLVYNASIDAPLAGVEDLLAKSEMFSDFKAVKEGNVWTTGKSLYQATDIVGELIRDLNLMLTGGDASQMTFLTKVE; this is encoded by the coding sequence ATGAAGAAGAAGTTATATCAGGTTACGGCGCTGATACTGGCTGCAGTCCTCCTTTTGGGGGGCTGCGGACAGAAAGCGGAAAAGGAAACAGAAAAGCAGACGGACCCGGAGACACAGGAAACCGCTGCGGAGACGAAGACAGAGGCCGGGACGGAAAGCAGTCAGGGAGAGACACAGGTGACGACAGCGGCCAGAGAGAGCGGCGACGCGCCGGAAATTGCAGGACTTACCTATGAGTCAACCATGGAGCTCACCTATGCGGAGTGCTTTGATGTGTATTATTATGAAGGCGGCTACGGACTGATCGATGTCCATGACAGCGCCAGATATCTGGTGATCCCGGAAGACAAGCCGGTTCCGGATGGCCTGGACGAGGACATCATTGTTCTGCAGCAGCCGTTGGATCAGATTTATCTGGCGGCGACCTCAGCCATGGCCCTTTTTGCTTCCATGAATGCGCTGGATGCTATCCGTTTGAGTGGTACCCAGGCCTCTGGCTGGTACATAGACGACGCTGTGAAGGCCATGGAAAGTGGAGACGTCCTCTTTGCCGGAAAATACAGCGAACCGGATTATGAGCTTCTGGTGAATGAACAGTGCGATTTGGCCATTGAGTCGACTATGATTCTTCATTCCCCGAAGGTGCAGGAGATGATCGAAATGCTGGATATCCCGGTGTTCATCGACCGCTCCAGCTACGAGAGCCATCCGCTGGGAAGAACGGAGTGGATCAAGGCATACAGTGTTATGGTAGATAAGGAAGACGAAGCGAAAGCATTTTTTGACCAGCAGGCCAAGGTGATCAGCGATCTGAAAGATTTTAAAAACACGGAAAAGACTGTGGCGTATTTCTACGTCAGCACAGACGGTTCTGTTGTGGTAAGGAAGCCCACAGATTATATTCCGAAGATGATTGAGATCGGAGGAGGGCGCTATGCGTTTTCCAACCTTCAGGATGAGTCTGGAAAGACATCGATCCCTCTGACCATGGAGGAATTTTACGCGACTGCCGTGGATGCGGACTATCTGGTCTATAACGCGTCCATCGACGCGCCTCTGGCCGGTGTGGAGGATTTGCTGGCCAAAAGCGAGATGTTTTCGGACTTCAAAGCGGTGAAGGAGGGAAACGTCTGGACCACAGGAAAGTCGCTGTACCAGGCAACGGACATAGTCGGGGAGCTGATTCGCGATCTGAATCTTATGCTGACCGGCGGTGACGCGTCTCAGATGACGTTTTTAACAAAAGTGGAGTAG
- a CDS encoding ABC transporter ATP-binding protein → MKKKSFMSYYKPYLGLFLSDMFFACLGAAITLVIPLIIRYITGTVIGFETDAAVSMIFRLAALMLVMVAIEFFCNFYIGYFGHMMGAKMERDMRHELFGHYQKLSFTFYDDQKVGQLMSRVTNDLFDISELCHHGPEDLVISVIRIIGSLIILLFINVPLALSAAALLPFMLFYAVVLNKKMKRAYKRNREKIADVNAQIEDSLSGIRVVKSFGNEDTEMCKFDEGNQRFLESKRDSYRYMGVYNAGLGAFTTLMTIVVISVGAVLLAKDRLDASDLVAFLLMAANFTDPIKRLVSFTEQFQNGMSGYGRFREILSIQPDIEDEPDAADIEEVKGEICFEDVSFRYASSKDDVLHNLNMTVKPGEYIALVGSSGVGKSTLCSLIPRFYEVSGGRVTLDGRDIRDIKLKSLRKNIGIVQQDVYLFAGTVYENICYGKQNAGREEVIEAAKAANAHEFIMELPDGYDTDIGQRGVKLSGGQKQRLSLARVFLKNPPVLIFDEATSALDNESERVVQEALEKLARGRTTFVIAHRLSTIRNAEKILVLTDDGISEQGNHQELMELDGVYAKFYRMQFLAGRDS, encoded by the coding sequence ATGAAAAAGAAAAGTTTTATGTCTTATTATAAGCCGTATCTGGGATTGTTTCTCAGCGATATGTTTTTTGCGTGTCTTGGCGCGGCGATAACTTTGGTGATTCCGCTCATTATCCGGTATATTACCGGAACCGTGATCGGATTTGAAACGGATGCAGCGGTATCCATGATTTTCAGATTGGCAGCCCTGATGCTGGTTATGGTCGCCATAGAGTTTTTCTGCAATTTTTATATAGGGTATTTTGGCCATATGATGGGAGCAAAAATGGAACGGGACATGCGCCATGAGCTGTTCGGGCATTATCAGAAGCTGTCCTTTACCTTTTATGATGACCAGAAAGTGGGACAGCTGATGTCTAGGGTGACCAATGACCTGTTTGATATCAGTGAGCTGTGCCATCACGGACCGGAAGATCTGGTGATCTCTGTTATCCGGATAATCGGCTCTTTGATAATCCTGCTGTTTATCAACGTGCCGCTGGCTCTTTCTGCCGCAGCGCTGCTTCCGTTCATGCTGTTTTATGCGGTCGTCCTGAATAAGAAGATGAAGCGGGCGTATAAAAGAAACCGAGAGAAAATCGCGGATGTCAACGCTCAGATTGAGGATAGCCTTTCCGGTATCCGCGTTGTCAAGTCCTTTGGGAATGAGGACACGGAAATGTGCAAATTTGACGAGGGCAACCAGCGGTTCCTGGAGAGTAAACGGGACAGCTACCGGTATATGGGAGTTTATAATGCCGGATTGGGGGCGTTTACCACTTTGATGACAATCGTGGTGATATCTGTCGGAGCCGTGCTGCTGGCTAAGGATAGGCTGGATGCGTCGGATTTGGTGGCATTTCTTCTGATGGCGGCTAACTTCACCGACCCGATCAAACGGCTTGTCAGCTTTACAGAACAGTTCCAGAATGGAATGTCCGGCTATGGACGGTTCCGCGAAATACTGAGCATACAGCCGGATATTGAAGATGAACCGGATGCGGCGGATATTGAAGAAGTTAAGGGAGAGATCTGCTTTGAGGATGTGAGCTTCCGCTACGCATCTTCCAAAGACGATGTCCTCCATAATCTGAATATGACGGTGAAGCCTGGAGAGTATATCGCGCTGGTCGGCTCCTCGGGTGTGGGGAAATCCACGCTCTGCAGTCTGATTCCACGCTTTTATGAGGTCAGCGGGGGAAGAGTGACTCTGGACGGAAGGGATATCCGGGATATAAAGCTTAAAAGTCTTAGAAAGAATATAGGAATCGTCCAGCAGGATGTTTATCTGTTTGCAGGGACGGTATATGAGAATATCTGTTATGGAAAACAGAATGCCGGGAGAGAAGAGGTCATAGAAGCCGCCAAAGCTGCCAATGCCCATGAATTCATCATGGAACTTCCGGACGGATATGATACAGATATCGGACAGCGGGGGGTGAAGCTGTCAGGGGGCCAGAAGCAGAGACTGTCTCTGGCAAGAGTGTTCCTCAAGAACCCGCCGGTCCTGATTTTTGACGAAGCCACTTCTGCTTTGGATAATGAAAGTGAGCGGGTTGTACAGGAAGCTCTGGAGAAACTGGCCAGAGGAAGGACCACGTTTGTGATCGCTCACAGGCTGTCGACGATTCGGAACGCTGAAAAAATACTGGTGTTGACCGATGACGGGATTTCTGAACAGGGAAATCATCAGGAATTGATGGAATTAGACGGGGTCTATGCGAAATTTTACAGGATGCAGTTCTTGGCAGGCCGGGATTCTTGA
- a CDS encoding ROK family glucokinase: MGNIYAGVDLGGTTVKLGLLTDEASLIRKWEIPTRKDDGGKQVIPDIAASIKKNMEEEGIRFSELAGAGLGVPGPIRQDGYLEVCVNIGPGMRDMNPVKDLSGLLGGIPVKGGNDANVAALGEMWQGGGKGYRDVVAVTLGTGVGGGVILDGHIVAGSKGMGGEIGHMVMDWDWKEAEVCNCGNRGCLEQIASATGIARHARIFMRESDRPSVLRDLQRVTARDVFDAAKAGDGLAEDVADYCMMYLARAMAYVSQVVDPEIFVIGGGVSRAGQYLLDLIKEHYDPLIKLTRGKAKLALARLGNDAGIYGAAKMVIDEREK; this comes from the coding sequence ATGGGCAATATATATGCAGGTGTAGATCTGGGAGGCACGACGGTGAAGCTGGGCCTTTTGACGGATGAAGCATCTTTGATACGGAAATGGGAGATACCCACGAGAAAAGACGACGGGGGAAAGCAGGTCATACCGGATATCGCCGCCTCTATTAAAAAGAACATGGAGGAAGAGGGAATCCGTTTTTCAGAGCTTGCCGGCGCGGGACTGGGAGTGCCGGGACCTATCCGCCAGGACGGATACCTGGAGGTCTGCGTGAATATCGGCCCAGGAATGCGGGATATGAATCCGGTGAAGGATTTGAGCGGTCTTTTGGGCGGCATTCCGGTAAAAGGGGGAAATGACGCAAATGTGGCGGCCCTGGGTGAAATGTGGCAGGGCGGCGGGAAAGGCTACAGAGATGTGGTGGCAGTGACACTGGGGACCGGCGTGGGCGGAGGAGTCATCCTGGACGGGCATATTGTGGCAGGGAGCAAAGGAATGGGCGGAGAGATCGGCCACATGGTCATGGACTGGGACTGGAAGGAAGCGGAGGTTTGCAACTGCGGGAACCGCGGCTGCCTGGAGCAGATCGCATCGGCTACCGGCATAGCCCGCCATGCCAGGATTTTTATGAGAGAAAGCGACAGGCCCTCTGTGCTCCGAGACCTGCAGCGGGTGACCGCCAGAGATGTGTTTGACGCGGCCAAGGCCGGCGACGGGCTAGCGGAGGATGTGGCGGACTACTGCATGATGTATTTGGCCAGAGCCATGGCTTACGTATCGCAGGTGGTAGATCCGGAGATCTTCGTGATCGGCGGCGGCGTATCCAGAGCGGGACAGTATCTTTTGGATTTGATAAAGGAACATTATGATCCCCTGATCAAGCTGACCCGCGGGAAAGCGAAGCTTGCTCTGGCCAGGCTGGGGAATGACGCCGGAATCTACGGGGCGGCCAAAATGGTGATTGACGAGAGAGAAAAATGA